Proteins encoded by one window of Taeniopygia guttata chromosome 1A, bTaeGut7.mat, whole genome shotgun sequence:
- the LRRN3 gene encoding leucine-rich repeat neuronal protein 3, with protein sequence MQDCALLIDRVILNSKTIILEGSVTFLNIWAKMKDLQLKINLLLGLVTTALLQAVGRKADCPESCVCEIRPWFTPRSVYMEAPTVDCNDLGLFHFPAMLPADTQVLLLQTNNIAKIEHSVDLPVNLTGLDLSQNNLSSVTSINLRKIPQLLSVYLEENKLTELPEECLSGLNNLQELYINHNLLSVIAPGAFIGLNNLLRLHLNSNGLQVINRKWFEATPNLEILMIGENPIIRIEDMNFKPLSNLRSLVLAGINLTEIPDNALAGLDNLESISFYDNRFVRVPHIALQKATNLKFLDLNKNPINRIRRGDFSNMLHLKELGINNMPELISIDSLAVDNLPDLRKIEATNNPRLSYIHPNAFYRLPKLESLMLNSNALSALYRSTVESLPNLKEVSIHSNPIRCDCVIRWINMNKTNIRFMEPDSLFCVDPPEFQGQNVRQVHFREMMEICLPLIAPESFPSTLDLKAGSHISLHCRATAEPEPEIYWITPSGHKLLPNTISDKYYIHSEGTLDISDVTQRESGLYTCIATNLVGADLKSVMIKVDGSFPQEHNGSLNIKIKDIKSNSVLVSWKASSKILKSSVRWTAFLKAEDSRAAQSARIPSDIKVYNLTHLNPSTEYKICIDIPTIYSQNRKQCVNVTTKGLDLEVKGYEKNNIIGFLASLGALLGIISVIYLYSCISQDMNYGIGHSYLRNYLKKQSFSLNELYPPLITLWDMGKEKSTAMEVKATVIGVPTNMS encoded by the coding sequence ATGCAAGACTGTGCTTTATTAATTGACCGGGTCATACTGAATTCCAAGACTATTATTTTGGAAGGGTCTGTTACTTTCCTGAACATTTGGGCTAAGATGAAGGACCTGCAactcaaaattaatttactgcTTGGTCTAGTTACCACTGCTCTACTACAAGCCGTAGGACGAAAAGCAGACTGTCCGGAGTCATGTGTATGTGAAATCAGGCCATGGTTCACCCCCAGGTCTGTCTACATGGAAGCTCCAACTGTGGACTGTAATGATTTAggtctttttcattttccagccaTGCTGCCTGCTGACACACAAGTTCTACTTCTACAGACTAATAATATTGCAAAAATTGAACACTCAGTAGACTTGCCAGTGAATTTAACTGGTCTAGATTTATCTCAGAACAATTTATCCTCAGTGACCAGTATTAATCTTAGAAAGATACCACAGTTACTGTCAGTGTACcttgaagaaaacaaacttaCTGAGCTCCCTGAAGAATGTCTCTCTGGACTAAACAATTTACAAGAGCTTTATATTAATCATAATCTGCTTTCTGTGATTGCACCAGGAGCTTTCATAGGCCTCAATAATCTTCTTAGACTTCATCTCAATTCAAATGGTCTGCAAGTGATCAACAGAAAGTGGTTTGAAGCTACTCCTAATCTTGAAATTCTCATGATTGGAGAAAATCCAATAATCAGAATTGAAGACATGAACTTCAAGCCTCTTAGCAATCTGCGCAGCTTAGTTTTAGCAGGTATAAATCTCACTGAAATACCAGATAATGCTTTAGCTGGCCTTGACAACTTAGAAAGCATTTCCTTTTATGACAACAGATTTGTTAGAGTGCCCCACATTGCTCTTCAAAAGGCTACAAATCTTAAATTTCTGGATCTAAATAAGAATCCTATTAACAGAATACGACGAGGAGATTTTAGCAATATGCTGCACCTAAAAGAGTTAGGAATTAATAACATGCCTGAACTGATTTCTATAGATAGTCTTGCTGTTGATAATTTGCcagatttaagaaaaatagaagCAACCAATAACCCCAGATTATCATACATTCACCCCAATGCATTCTACAGACTTCCCAAGCTGGAATCGCTCATGCTCAACAGCAACGCGCTGAGTGCGCTGTACCGCAGTACCGTGGAATCCCTGCCTAACCTCAAAGAAGTCAGCATACACAGCAATCCCATTAGGTGTGACTGTGTCATCCGCTGGATTAACATGAATAAAACAAACATTCGGTTCATGGAGCCAGACTCCCTGTTTTGTGTAGACCCTCCTGAATTCCAAGGTCAGAATGTGAGACAAGTACACTTTCGGGAAATGATGGAAATCTGTCTTCCTCTGATAGCTCCTGAAAGTTTCCCATCTACATTGGATTTAAAAGCTGGCAGCCATATTTCTTTGCACTGCAGAGCAACAGCAGAACCAGAACCTGAAATCTACTGGATAACACCATCTGGACACAAACTTTTGCCTAATACTATCTCTGATAAGTACTACATTCATTCCGAAGGAACGTTAGACATAAGTGATGTAACACAAAGAGAAAGTGGCTTATACACATGCATAGCAACAAATTTAGTTGGGGCAGACCTAAAGTCAGTCATGATTAAAGTGGATGGCTCTTTCCCTCAGGAACACAATGGatctttaaatattaaaataaaagacataAAATCTAATTCTGTTTTGGTTTCATGGAAAGCAAGTTCTAAGATTCTGAAGTCCAGTGTTAGATGGACAGCCTTTCTGAAAGCTGAAGACTCCCGGGCTGCACAGAGTGCTCGAATACCATCTGATATAAAGGTATATAATCTTACACATCTAAATCCATCAACTGAATACAAAATTTGTATAGACATTCCTACTATCTATTCTCAGAACAGGAAACAATGTGTCAATGTAACCACAAAAGGACTGGACTTGGAAGTGAAAGGCTATGAAAAGAACAACATAATAGGATTCCTTGCCAGCCTTGGTGCTCTTTTGGGAATCATATCTGTGATATATCTCTACAGCTGCATCTCTCAAGATATGAACTATGGCATTGGACACAGCTATCTAAGGAATTACCTGaagaaacaatccttttccCTCAATGAGCTTTATCCTCCTCTAATCACTCTTTGGGACATGGGCAAGGAAAAAAGCACAGCAATGGAAGTAAAAGCAACTGTAATAGGAGTACCAACAAATATGTCATAA